In the genome of Triticum urartu cultivar G1812 chromosome 5, Tu2.1, whole genome shotgun sequence, one region contains:
- the LOC125510766 gene encoding dnaJ homolog subfamily C member 15-like — protein sequence MRLPYFLMSSWAFSNDRGRACSGLLRKRPAACPPPPPHILFFSSFLLLPQDEPTDFSSYNEKKKLKKEKETDPYSFFHSILSCCTRRARLNPQRTRPQRHPNPARRLRPLGSAESPELVGGAAPAASLARRRCAMATPLVAGLSVAAAAMGSRFMIQAWQAFRIRAAMPRVRKFYPGGFEREMSRREAALILGVRERAALDKIKEAHKRVMVANHPDGGGSHYIASKINEAKDMLMGKGKSGSIF from the exons ATGAGGCTCCCCTATTTCTTGATGTCCTCGTGGGCCTTCTCGAACGACCGGGGGCGTGCGTGTTCCGGACTTCTCCGGAAGCGTCCCGCCGCGtgccctccgccgccgccgcatattcttttcttttcttcttttcttcttcttccccaagaTGAACCGACCGATTTCTCATCTTACAACGaaaagaaaaaattaaaaaaagagaaggAAACCGACCCCTACTCCTTTTTCCACTCGATTCTTTCTTGCTGCACAAGAAGAGCGCGCCTTAATCCGCAACGAACCCGCCCACAGAGGCACCCAAACcccgcccgccgcctccgccccctCGGTTCCGCAGAATCCCCCGAGCTCGTCGGCGGAGCTGCTCCGGCCGCCTCGCTCGCTCGCCGCCGTTGCGCCATG GCTACGCCGCTGGTAGCTGGGCTGTCGGTagctgctgctgccatgggaaGCAGATTCATGATTCAGGCATGGCAGGCCTTTCGAATCCGGGCGGCGATGCCACGTGTGCGTAAATTCTATCCTGGCGGATTTGAGAGGGAGATGAGCAGAAGAGAAGCGGCACTGATCCTTGGCGTAAG AGAACGTGCTGCACTGGACAAGATAAAGGAGGCCCACAAGAGGGTGATGGTAGCCAACCACCCTGATGGTGGCGGCAGCCATTACATTGCTTCCAAGATaaacgaggccaaggacatgcTCATGGGGAAGGGCAAATCCGGGTCCATTTTTTAG